In a genomic window of Candidatus Competibacteraceae bacterium:
- a CDS encoding lipoprotein signal peptidase: MAAPRWCGWLSAAVVALDQATKYLAETLLVMHQPVPVLPSFNWMLAYNTGAAFSFLRDAGGWQRWLFLSLSTLVSIGLIVWLWRLKPHEKRLGAALALILGGALGNLIDRAWLGHVIDFIQLYYDRWYWPTFNVADSAITVGAVLLVLDSLFSKEAATEKNPVDGF; encoded by the coding sequence ATGGCCGCGCCCCGATGGTGCGGCTGGTTGAGCGCGGCGGTCGTGGCGCTCGATCAAGCCACCAAATACCTCGCTGAAACGCTGCTGGTGATGCACCAGCCGGTGCCGGTGCTGCCGTCGTTCAATTGGATGCTCGCCTACAACACCGGCGCGGCGTTCAGCTTCCTGCGGGATGCCGGCGGTTGGCAACGCTGGCTTTTCCTGAGCCTGAGCACGCTGGTCAGCATCGGTCTGATCGTTTGGCTGTGGCGGCTCAAGCCGCACGAAAAACGGCTTGGGGCAGCGTTGGCGTTGATTCTGGGTGGCGCGCTCGGCAATCTGATCGACCGGGCTTGGCTGGGACACGTCATCGACTTCATTCAACTCTACTACGACCGCTGGTATTGGCCGACCTTTAACGTCGCCGATTCGGCCATCACCGTCGGCGCCGTCCTGCTGGTGTTGGACAGCCTGTTTTCCAAAGAGGCGGCAACCGAGAAAAACCCGGTCGACGGTTTCTGA
- the ispH gene encoding 4-hydroxy-3-methylbut-2-enyl diphosphate reductase, with translation MSVHIHLANPRGFCAGVDRAIGIVERALDLFGAPIYVRHEVVHNRFVVDNLRERGALFVEELDEVPDGATVIFSAHGVSRTVQEQAAQRGLKVFDATCPLVTKVHMEVSRHARAGREVILIGHTGHPEVEGTMGQYDEAQGGRMYLVETVEDVWKLPVRDPAELAYVTQTTLSVDDTARIVAALRERFPAIQGPRKDDICYATQNRQDAVKELSEHCELLLVVGSRNSSNSNRLRELAEKEGTPAWLIDGPADIDPAWLAGKATIGVTAGASAPEVLVRQVIDRLRELGAATVMESTGREENVVFALPRDLRYVGPT, from the coding sequence ATGAGCGTTCATATTCATCTCGCCAACCCCCGCGGCTTTTGCGCCGGAGTAGATCGGGCTATCGGCATCGTGGAACGGGCGCTGGATCTGTTCGGCGCGCCGATCTACGTGCGCCATGAGGTGGTCCATAACCGCTTTGTGGTCGATAACTTGCGCGAGCGCGGCGCCTTGTTCGTGGAGGAATTAGATGAGGTGCCGGATGGCGCGACGGTGATTTTCAGCGCCCACGGCGTTTCACGAACCGTGCAAGAACAGGCCGCGCAGCGCGGCCTTAAGGTGTTTGACGCCACCTGTCCGCTGGTGACCAAGGTCCACATGGAAGTCAGCCGTCACGCCCGCGCCGGCCGCGAAGTCATCCTGATCGGCCACACCGGTCATCCCGAAGTCGAAGGCACCATGGGTCAGTACGACGAGGCCCAGGGCGGGCGAATGTATCTGGTGGAAACCGTTGAGGACGTCTGGAAATTGCCGGTGCGCGATCCCGCCGAACTGGCCTACGTCACTCAAACCACCCTGTCGGTGGACGATACGGCACGGATCGTCGCCGCCCTACGCGAACGCTTTCCAGCGATTCAGGGGCCGCGTAAGGATGATATCTGCTACGCCACCCAAAATCGTCAGGATGCGGTCAAGGAACTGTCGGAACATTGCGAACTGTTGCTGGTGGTCGGTTCGCGCAATAGTTCCAATTCCAACCGGTTGCGGGAACTGGCGGAGAAGGAAGGCACCCCGGCCTGGCTGATCGACGGCCCGGCCGACATCGACCCAGCTTGGCTGGCCGGCAAGGCCACCATCGGCGTCACCGCCGGCGCCTCAGCGCCCGAAGTGCTGGTCCGCCAGGTCATCGACCGGCTGCGGGAACTGGGCGCCGCCACTGTCATGGAAAGCACCGGACGCGAGGAAAACGTGGTTTTCGCGCTGCCGAGAGATCTGCGATACGTTGGCCCCACCTGA
- a CDS encoding type IV pilin protein gives MKSRMLGFTLIELMIVVAIVAILAAIAYPSYEESVRRSRRTDAKAVLIEAAQWMERFYTSNLRYDQDINGALVTSAGQFPGSGLTMSPRGGPAFYNIGLQAVTQSSFTLRAVAAGAQSNDPCGNFTLTEAGVRNVTGSRPAAECWR, from the coding sequence ATGAAATCGAGGATGTTGGGGTTTACTTTGATCGAACTGATGATCGTGGTTGCCATCGTCGCTATCCTAGCGGCGATCGCTTATCCCAGCTATGAGGAAAGCGTGCGAAGATCCAGACGGACGGATGCCAAGGCGGTCCTTATAGAGGCAGCGCAATGGATGGAGCGATTTTATACCAGCAATCTCCGCTACGACCAAGATATTAATGGCGCGCTCGTCACCAGTGCTGGCCAGTTTCCAGGGTCCGGTCTGACAATGTCTCCCAGAGGAGGACCGGCTTTTTACAACATCGGTTTGCAAGCTGTTACCCAAAGTAGTTTTACGCTGCGAGCCGTTGCGGCCGGCGCGCAAAGCAACGATCCTTGTGGTAACTTCACTCTGACTGAGGCAGGAGTACGGAATGTTACCGGGTCGAGACCGGCGGCGGAATGCTGGCGCTGA
- a CDS encoding PilW family protein yields MLGVYLSPRPSVDSRPGFAIQSGYTLVEIMVALTLGLVVMLGVIQVFISTQQSARIQQAASRMQEDGRMAMALLSRYFRMGGYITYPWDKGGTVWSTAINARGFPRVTGIFAAGQVVAGSTINGSDAIRLRYQGADDGSVTTCLGRIIPANQMADITLSLSPANPPQGRALLCTDNNNPGGAIAQPLVAGLQGMTIQYGLSQGVNGVDANGRLRGATAYVTAAQVPANQWNLVIGLRVSLLVQSDQDRLTLQPQTIVFNGANINAGPNPAPDRRMRYVMGTTINVRNQAP; encoded by the coding sequence CCGGATTCGCCATTCAAAGCGGCTATACCCTGGTCGAGATCATGGTGGCCCTGACGCTGGGTCTGGTAGTGATGCTCGGAGTCATTCAGGTTTTCATCAGCACCCAGCAGTCGGCTCGAATCCAGCAGGCTGCATCGCGCATGCAGGAAGATGGCCGGATGGCGATGGCCTTGTTAAGCCGCTACTTTCGAATGGGCGGTTATATCACTTATCCGTGGGACAAGGGGGGTACAGTTTGGAGCACGGCCATTAATGCGCGCGGCTTTCCAAGGGTCACCGGTATTTTTGCCGCTGGTCAGGTTGTGGCTGGTAGCACTATCAACGGGTCTGACGCCATACGGCTTCGCTATCAAGGTGCCGACGATGGATCGGTCACTACTTGTCTGGGCCGGATCATACCGGCCAATCAGATGGCGGACATCACTTTGAGCTTGTCACCCGCCAATCCTCCGCAAGGCCGAGCGCTGCTTTGCACCGATAACAACAATCCCGGCGGCGCCATAGCCCAGCCTCTCGTGGCTGGTTTGCAGGGCATGACCATTCAATACGGCCTGAGCCAGGGGGTTAATGGAGTCGATGCCAACGGGCGTCTAAGAGGCGCCACCGCCTACGTGACTGCTGCCCAGGTTCCCGCCAATCAATGGAATCTCGTGATTGGTTTGCGTGTTTCGCTGCTGGTGCAATCCGACCAGGATCGATTGACCCTGCAACCGCAGACTATCGTTTTCAACGGCGCTAACATCAACGCAGGTCCTAATCCTGCTCCTGATCGGCGAATGCGTTATGTCATGGGCACGACGATCAACGTGCGTAATCAAGCCCCTTGA